Within the Hevea brasiliensis isolate MT/VB/25A 57/8 chromosome 2, ASM3005281v1, whole genome shotgun sequence genome, the region taggcaaattaggtttttgtgtcctttatatgtcacattcgatagggttttagggttggtacgtgttaccaaactcaattctatgtacattgcgttttcttgcatttcattgcaaattgttggatttcgggatactagtttgacctagtcggacgacctatatctctcggtttttgggtttcgatcaaaactaaaaacttgtagatctatgtcttattgcacgcggggcaaaattttaggtcaatccgagttaagtagaccaagttatggtcattacactattgctggtcaaatggcatcaaattaggtgaattttaggtcaatttggtcaactttggttcggccagtctttggacccgaacttgtgcaagctttttgacttacttctggtcatttctgggtttttgtgtcttcataagacttgtaggtatgggtcttaactattcatggctaaaatttcaggtcaattggacctgttttgagtgagttatggcctaaacactcactgctgcccaattggtcatttttcaggtcctaattgtacctaatccgaattggtcattttcttaggtcaccttgcaagcagaattttggtatgctttctcaatgaaagttggcatattttgtgcctagttccacctccaattggtctcataccaattgaggttacacatttaaacttattggctaaaatgtacactgctcttagttaccttgcttaaacacacatcaatcacacacttaccttgcaatatgtttacttccctaccaaatctgttttggtacattaccaaaaacatattccactttacattaacatcactttgggcagattacaattatcctcaacacaccaaatataattctaatttccaaagtccaaatacaattacacatacacataaacattactagtttttacatacactttacacaacaatttcatatacatatccatcaatccttaatgctacaattctgcctatatcttcatgaacacatacacttatccaagagttccaaggctgccgaaaatcttcctcaataccaagttttccacaattcatcaattttccatccaagtgcaaaaatcaccatatatatatgaagtaattcactaggatattaaatcaccataaccaacataattctcatcaattatatgtacaaatacttcatcaatacatgaatacatggctgcccaaaaatggatatctcaataactcttcaaacttaaaaatttccttcacaaaaccaacacccataacatgtacacaaagtttaacaaagaaatcttcaaaaatgctaacttaccttatagttggaacttgttaaaccttgattaaacttcttaaatttggtatcaaactcttccttgtgatgtgtagacaatttttcatgaaggaacctaagtgattggagttgaaaatggagaggttaagtgagcttgagtgaaacggccatggtggttttcttctttctcaaatcggcatgaaggaattcaaatgaggaagatgaagtgcagatgggataatgggtgtacacctgccccattatgcctttagtttaatcctttagtggcccactcacattatttaatcatattataagtttaatgtgttatttacaccatttccaccccatttttggctatttactttaggtaccactaaattaatttttcatttcattttctaagtgtattattatttatttttaatggacatttaggtcaaaagacaattcgggatgtcaaatgaccataatgcccctgttcgggttgcattcccgatttttcggtaacaccgggttttgtctgtttttcgatttctcacttttctctgtactaattatttaatttttctttgatctttctaatgatatttattcttcaataagggtctatttaagttctaaaaatgttttccagggttccccgcagtccagggctagtcaacggtccacgccgtgacttcccggtgcggtcacccatcattaggtttcccggctcgcttaacttgatcacatttctttgctattatttttcctttgtttttcttgtattttcttttcttgtatttcattattttatgtctcctcactcatgtcaaagtgtagttctaggcatcctagctgtccggacaacactgatcactggGGCAGCAGAACGcagtaccgaactttggggtgttacaaccggaatagtaaaatgtaccaggctatgccaatagggttgTTACAAAACAAACTTTAGCTTTTGAAGTAAGGAACTTCGGCTGCCAAAGTCCAAAGCCTTAAATGCCCTTTTTAGGTAGTAAAGGCTATGGCTGTTGAAGTCCTGAGCTTATCGACTCTGGCTGCCAAAATTAAAAACTTTGTCTATCAAAGTTCTGAACTGTAAAAACTCTGGAAAAGCTTCAGCTGCTCTAACTACTAAAACTATAATTTTCGGTAGCTGAACCTAAGAATTTCTAGATTCCAATTCGAATTCTACAAAAACTGAAGTTGCCAAAACCTTCAAAAATTACATtcttttgctctcaaaaccttatTTAACCCAACAAGCAcacatcaaacatatgtaaacaCTTAAAAATTCTCAAGGATGCTACATGCATCCATCATCCATCATCCATCAAGAATCAAGATTTTTAACTCTTTAATCGAGAAAAATATCAAAAGCAAATACACATCAACATAGCTCATTCAAATTTTAAGTAACTTAGAACCCAACACCTCATGCCTAACAAGTATTCTAAACTTACCAAGAACCCCATAAAAGAACATGCAGTGGAAAATTGATAACACACTTAACATGCAAAACTCTTAAAACATTCAAAAAGGTTTACATCCAACTCTTTTCTTACATGTAATCCAACTACTAGAACTCACTCAAGTAAACATACTTAAAATCATtttgattatttaaaaaaaattgaaaaagtgagaaatacCTTTCTTTCATTGGACGAGTTGGTAGAGAAAACTTATAATTAGCTCTTGAACCTTAAGTTTCCTAACAAAATCCAAGCATAAGATATCTAAGAAAACTCAAATCCAATCCTTTGCATGCAATAGTTGCAAAGAGAGAGAaaatttttctttctttgaaATTATGAATCAAGATGGGCTATTTACACGCCTATTATCGATGGGACTTTTGGCTGCCGAAAGCCCAGCTTTAGTCTACCATAGTCTATTTTGTCCGAAAGGACATCTCAACTAAAAAAGGGCACTTTGGCTACTGGAAGTCCAACTTTCAGCTGTCAAAGTTCATTCTATCCAAAAACACACTTAAACCCTTTAGTTGGCAAAAATAAATAACACAGTCATTCATATATGCATCTTTAACACATCAGTGCACTCACATAGAGTTTACCACTATTTCCTTTGTCCATGAAAAACTAAGTTTCCTAAAAATTCCCATCAACGATAGGAATTCCAACATCAGAAAATGGTAGGCGTTCAATAATCAAGTCACCACATAAGAATGATGATAAGACTCAAGCACACAACACTCTTTAAAAGAGATAAGTGTAAGGGAAATAAGCATAAAGCTTCAATTCCATTAATCTCAAAACTTGTCTGTTTACACAATTAGAGAATGACTTGTTTATAGCCAAACTTACATAATTCAAATAAGAAGTAAAAGGAAATCCAATTACAATAAGTAAAGTAAAACAAATAAGCATAATAAAACAAATCCTTAGTGTATAAGGAATAAGCTAGACGAattagaaaaagagagagagagaatattaaaaagtcaacttccTCAAAAAGTGATTCTTTAGATTAGATTTGATTCTCCCTATCTTTCTTTTCTAAACGTGCTTATTTGAAAAGTCAAAACCTCCCATGCAACCAATTTATATCCCACTTTGGTGTTCAATTCTTCTTggacttatcttaacaattccaACCCATTAACACCTAAGTCCATGTACATGACTTTAATTAAATTAAGCCCATATGTGCAATTAGACTTCCTAACATAAATTGGATTGAACTTGGTCAATCTTGAATTATTCTTGGTAGCCCACACATGCCCCACAAGACTCTCGTTGATGCGCTTATACTTGCTTCTTTTAAGATAGCACATTAAACCCAACACATGTTACTCAAGATGGATTTATTTAGGCTTAGTTTTCTTATGCCCAAATAAGTTTATTTCTTTCACACCCCTAATGCATATTCAAGATCCCATGCACATATTCAACATGAGTCGAGAACCAAGTTGAGAAAGTTAAACATTTGCCATGCTTAGGCACATCAAATGAACATAATACCATGAGTTAATTTGCAGGCAAAATTAGTCTATCATTTTGAATTTTAAACAACATctatattgatttaaatttttaatgactTATTATTATatcacatttttattttattacatttaaaataatattaatatttcaattaattataacatataaatttttttaaaaaatataataattttaaattaataaatattttatttataaaattaaataaactaacattaaaattatttcaatATGGATATTTAACATTTATAtgcaaattatatataaaataattgtgttatgaattatttgatgtaTGTACAATACATACGCTTCAAATACTAGTTATTTTCAAAATATTCtatgcaaaaaaaaaattcaaaatattaaaaattcaagGGGAAAAAATAGAATAAAGATTAAGTATATAAATTAAACTCATTTTTTCATTGAATTTACAGATGGATTGTATGACAactaagaaattatttgaaagaACTTGGGCATTTTGATTtttaatataagaaaagaaacaaaaaaaataaataaggaaaatatgAAGAAATGGAAGGAAATGAGAATATCCACCGTGGATAGTAGAGAGAGAAATGCTAGATAGGATTGTTAGAGTTTCTTGAATTGAGAGAAAATGATGATTCAATCAGCCTGGATtggtaaaaaaattgaaattaatacGATGTGATCACTATTATGCCGCTTAATTaagaagaaaatttatttaaatttgatttattatgaatttaaaatataaatatttggaTCTATTTACTTATATGAGTTTTATTATACATCTTGTATTTTGAATCCATAATAACTcaatctagaaaaaaaaaattcttattaaTTAAACAAATTTTCTCTCAATCTTATAGGGATAGGATTTAGAGGTCCCACCACCAAGAATGGTACTTTCTATAACCTTACTTACTATCTaagcatgtgtgtgtgtgtaaatatatatatacacacacacacacacccaaTGCCAAACCTCATCCATTTTCACAGGAGACAATTCTAGCAACAAGAAGCTCATAGTGGTGAACAAAGATTGCATGGATAACTCTTCGGTTTCCATCGAAACTTATTATAATAGCGACAAGATTATTGATTCCACTGCGGATTCTATACAACACTTTCATCATCTTGCACTCAAGGACAAAAGTTCTTCTCCTCCTTCTTTGTCTCATGCTAATCTGTAGATGCCTCAAACAATTCATAGCCTCTTTGATGATGGAACTACCAAAGCAAAGATTTTGCAAGAGACCACAAGGGGAAAGGAAAAAAAGGTATGCAACTCTTATTTTGTCTCTGCACTTAATGTTATAGATAGTGATAAGAAGAGATGCATTAATACGGGAGTGATGCAGATGcccatgaagaagaagaaaaagttcAAAAACCTATCAGAATTGGTTGATCTGAAAAATTCTTATGCTTGCAAGGAGGTGTTCAATAACTTCCAAGCACTTGGAGCCCACATCGCAAGCCACAACAGGAACAAGAAGATGGAGAAAGTGCCATTTGATAAATTAGGGACTAAAGAAGGTGGTGCTGGAGATAGGGA harbors:
- the LOC110655168 gene encoding zinc finger protein ZAT5-like — its product is MPQTIHSLFDDGTTKAKILQETTRGKEKKVCNSYFVSALNVIDSDKKRCINTGVMQMPMKKKKKFKNLSELVDLKNSYACKEVFNNFQALGAHIASHNRNKKMEKVPFDKLGTKEGGAGDREEKGSSSIAPLVNREKKYKCNLCSRRFLTGQAVGGHKNYHRKAARVEARQAPGSDIL